Proteins from a single region of Ananas comosus cultivar F153 linkage group 3, ASM154086v1, whole genome shotgun sequence:
- the LOC109708062 gene encoding uncharacterized protein LOC109708062 encodes MEIPTHAPTAAVAAADDSAAMWDWGNLLDFAINDGDDPLILPWAGSDDGRSPPSPPLAAEPRRVGRREVMLRSSGIATLAAIFHFSGTKPSYLGVQKSPPSLALCPATNNCISTSEEISDPNHYAPPWNYNPEDGGRNKPISKDEAMAELIQVVTSTKPDNFTPRIVEKNGDYLRVEYESPIMGFVDDVEFWFPPGKNSIVEYRSGSRLGNFDFNVNKKRIKTLRMELEKKGWASEGNF; translated from the exons ATGGAGATCCCGACCCACGCCCCCACcgctgccgtcgccgccgcggaCGACTCGGCGGCGATGTGGGATTGGGGCAACCTCCTCGACTTCGCCATCAACGACGGCGACGACCCCTTGATACTCCCCTGGGCCGGCTCCGACGACGGCCGATCGCCCCCTTCGCCGCCGCTCGCGGCGGAGCCGCGGAGAGTCGGGAGAAG agaggtgatgcTGAGGAGCAGCGGAATTGCGACGTTGGCTGCTATTTTCCACTTCAG TGGAACAAAGCCAAGCTATCTTGGTGTACAAAAGAGCCCACCATCTTTGGCGTTGTGCCCTGCAACAAATAACTGCATATCTACGTCAGAGGAGATAAGTGACCCTAATCACTATGCCCCTCCATG GAATTACAACCCCGAAGATGGGGGCAGGAATAAGCCCATAAGCAAAGATGAAGCCATGGCAGAGCTTATTCAAGTG GTAACATCGACAAAGCCAGACAATTTCACTCCTCGCATAGTAGAGAAGAATGGGGACTACCTTCGGGTTGAATACGAGAGTCCTATAATGGGG ttTGTTGACGATGTCGAGTTCTGGTTCCCACCTGGTAAGAATTCAATCGTCGAGTATCGATCGGGTTCTCGCTTGGGAAACTTTGACTTCAATGTCAATAAAAAGAGAATTAAG ACATTGAGGATGGAACTGGAGAAAAAGGGTTGGGCATCTGAGGGCAACTTTTGA
- the LOC109707184 gene encoding uncharacterized protein At4g22758-like, translating to MFQGNPNPRRRTSPSDTAAAARLRRRPKAAIKILPRTASEPVLWTPRSTSGGGDDDDPDRRRSPTIAAQIGGGGGDLSTSSSPSLFARAPRSPAAALGERWGEAKVVVSVTVEGSAGPVRAMVRLGASVEEAIAAVVERYGREGRSPKLDPAAAAAFQLHHSHFSLQSLNKSDKIGEVGGRSFYLRKNSGNNSFNFGQGDSDIKTISSEIILFNPRSVAIDPPNFFSFIIKKLNKIGRRTKKLWRMVTCITCL from the exons ATGTTccaaggaaaccctaaccctaggcgTCGCACCTCACCCTCTGACACCGCCGCCGCAGCTCGACTCCGCCGCCGTCCGAAAGCGGCGATCAAGATCCTACCCCGCACCGCCTCCGAGCCCGTCCTCTGGACCCCCCGATCGAcctccggcggcggcgacgacgacgaccccgATCGGCGGCGATCGCCGACGATCGCCGCACAgatcggcggcggaggcggcgaccTGTCGacctcgtcgtcgccgtcgctcTTCGCGCGGGCGCCGCGCTCCCCagcggcggcgctcggcgaGCGGTGGGGGGAGGCGAAGGTGGTGGTGAGCGTGACGGTGGAGGGGAGCGCGGGGCCGGTGCGGGCGATGGTGCGGCTCGGGGCCAGCGTGGAGGAGGCGATCGCCGCGGTGGTGGAGAGGTACGGCCGAGAGGGGCGGAGCCCTAAGCTcgaccccgccgccgccgccgcgttcCAGCTCCACCACTCCCACTTCTCCCTCCAAA GTTTGAACAAAAGTGACAAGATTGGAGAAGTTGGGGGCAGGAGCTTCTATCTTCGCAAGAACAGCGGAAACAATTCCTTCAATTTTGGCCAAGGAGATAGTGATATAAAGACCATCAGCAGTGAAATTATCCTGTTCAATCCGAGATCTGTGGCGATTGATCCTCCCAACTTCTTCTCCTTTATTATAAAGAAGTTGAACAAGATCGGCAGAAGAACAAAGAAGCTTTGGAGGATGGTGACTTGTATAACCTGCTTATGA